A genomic region of Desulfomicrobium escambiense DSM 10707 contains the following coding sequences:
- a CDS encoding CinA family protein: MDSDTQGLVMSLGDFLRSRGCRMATAESCTGGLTASTLTDVAGSSDWFEGGVVAYDNRIKMRLLAVPEEVLVRHGAVSRECVEAMVLGVCDLMRVPVGVAISGIAGPGGGSLEKPVGTVWMAWKCFDRVWSRVFLFQGQRREIKVQSVHAAISGLAHA, translated from the coding sequence ATGGATTCCGATACGCAAGGGTTGGTCATGTCCCTGGGTGATTTTCTGCGGAGCCGCGGCTGCCGCATGGCCACGGCCGAATCCTGCACGGGCGGTCTGACGGCCAGCACCCTGACGGACGTGGCCGGGAGTTCGGACTGGTTCGAAGGCGGCGTGGTGGCCTACGACAACCGCATCAAGATGCGTCTGCTGGCCGTGCCGGAGGAGGTCCTTGTCCGCCACGGCGCCGTCAGCCGGGAGTGTGTCGAGGCCATGGTCCTGGGTGTGTGCGATCTCATGCGCGTGCCCGTGGGCGTGGCCATCTCGGGCATCGCCGGACCCGGCGGCGGCAGTCTCGAGAAGCCTGTCGGCACGGTCTGGATGGCCTGGAAGTGTTTCGACCGGGTCTGGAGCCGCGTCTTCCTGTTTCAGGGGCAGCGCCGGGAGATCAAGGTGCAGAGCGTTCATGCCGCCATTTCCGGCCTGGCTCACGCATGA
- a CDS encoding L-threonylcarbamoyladenylate synthase, producing the protein MWEREVRTLLGGGLVVYPTETFYALGCLATLHASVERVTAAKGRPDGKPLPIIISGWDMAARYLRLNGALLELAHAFWPGSLSIVVPVDAAVSPLARDRHGRSAVRMSPHPVAARLCLEAGAPLISSSANMSGRPPTCRPGDLDPELLRASGALVMDATPWPAGGLPSTLAEVVGGHAVRILREGAVSASSIGKAGFDVLAE; encoded by the coding sequence ATGTGGGAGCGCGAAGTCCGTACGCTACTCGGCGGGGGGCTGGTGGTCTACCCGACCGAGACATTCTACGCGCTGGGCTGCCTGGCCACCCTGCACGCATCCGTCGAGCGCGTCACGGCCGCCAAGGGCCGGCCTGACGGCAAGCCGCTGCCCATCATCATTTCGGGCTGGGACATGGCCGCGCGCTACCTGCGCTTGAACGGGGCGTTACTCGAACTGGCCCATGCGTTCTGGCCCGGTTCCCTGTCCATCGTCGTTCCGGTCGACGCTGCGGTCAGTCCCCTGGCCCGTGATCGGCATGGCCGGTCCGCCGTGCGTATGAGTCCGCATCCCGTGGCCGCGCGCCTGTGTCTCGAAGCCGGAGCTCCGCTCATCTCTTCCAGCGCCAATATGAGCGGCCGTCCCCCGACCTGCCGTCCCGGGGATCTCGATCCCGAGCTCCTGCGCGCATCCGGGGCCCTGGTGATGGACGCGACGCCCTGGCCCGCCGGGGGCCTGCCCTCGACGCTGGCCGAAGTCGTCGGCGGGCATGCGGTCCGCATCCTGCGCGAGGGCGCTGTGTCGGCTTCAAGCATCGGTAAAGCCGGATTCGATGTGCTTGCAGAGTAA